A genomic segment from Tachysurus fulvidraco isolate hzauxx_2018 chromosome 21, HZAU_PFXX_2.0, whole genome shotgun sequence encodes:
- the htr1ab gene encoding 5-hydroxytryptamine (serotonin) receptor 1A b, with protein MDETENASSLFQNDSNLEDQSDKVSLTAKVPLSYQISTSVLIGALILCSVFGNACVVAAIALERSLQNVANYLIGSLAVTDLMVSVLVLPMACLYQVLDKWTLGQVACDIFISLDVLCCTSSILHLCAIALDRFWAITEPIDYMKKRTLKRAAILIGATWLVGFLISVPPMLIMKSQPKSKAEGMANPEACAISHDPWYTIYSTFCAFYIPLILMLVLYGRIFKAARFRIRKTVRRTEKKKVTCLTVSPALFKRAGGEPGKSWRSSVEPKPASCLNGAVKHTDDGESVEIVEVHGNSKHDLPLPNTPSSAPLFENRHEKNTEAKRKLALARERKTVKTLGIIMGTFILCWLPFFIKALVMPFCPSCQMPVWLQDVINWLGYSNSLLNPIIYAYFNKDFQSAFKKIIKCHFCRK; from the coding sequence ATGGACGAAACAGAGAACGCGTCTTCCTTGTTCCAAAACGACAGCAATCTAGAGGACCAAAGTGATAAAGTGTCACTGACAGCTAAGGTGCCGCTTAGTTATCAAATATCGACGTCTGTGCTAATCGGTGCGCTTATCCTATGTTCGGTGTTTGGAAATGCGTGCGTCGTGGCGGCCATAGCTTTGGAGAGGTCACTCCAAAACGTGGCCAACTATCTAATCGGATCTCTTGCAGTGACAGACCTTATGGTGTCGGTACTCGTCCTGCCTATGGCTTGCCTCTACCAAGTTTTGGACAAATGGACACTTGGGCAGGTCGCGTGCGATATATTTATCTCGTTGGACGTTCTATGTTGCACATCTTCAATTTTGCATCTGTGCGCCATTGCGCTGGACCGCTTCTGGGCTATCACCGAGCCCATAGACTATATGAAAAAGAGGACGCTGAAACGTGCGGCGATTCTAATCGGCGCTACATGGCTGGTGGGCTTCTTGATTTCAGTACCACCCATGCTGATTATGAAATCGCAGCCCAAAAGCAAAGCCGAAGGCATGGCCAACCCAGAAGCGTGCGCGATCAGCCACGACCCGTGGTACACCATTTACTCAACATTCTGCGCCTTTTACATCCCGCTCATCCTTATGCTCGTGTTGTACGGACGCATATTTAAAGCAGCAAGGTTTCGAATCCGCAAGACGGTACGAaggacagagaagaaaaaagtcaCATGCTTGACTGTGTCCCCGGCTCTGTTTAAGCGCGCAGGTGGAGAGCCTGGGAAAAGCTGGAGGAGCAGCGTGGAGCCCAAGCCGGCGTCGTGCCTCAACGGCGCGGTGAAGCACACGGACGACGGTGAGTCTGTGGAGATCGTGGAAGTTCACGGCAATTCAAAGCACGACCTGCCTTTGCCTAACACACCGAGCTCGGCACCGCTCTTCGAGAACCGCCACGAGAAAAACACGGAGGCGAAGAGGAAACTTGCGCTGGCGCGAGAGCGCAAAACCGTAAAGACGCTGGGAATCATCATGGGCACATTCATCCTATGCTGGCTGCCTTTTTTCATCAAAGCCCTAGTGATGCCCTTCTGCCCGTCGTGCCAGATGCCCGTTTGGCTTCAGGACGTGATCAACTGGCTCGGCTACTCCAACTCGCTGCTCAACCCCATCATCTACGCCTACTTCAACAAGGACTTCCAAAGCGCCttcaaaaaaatcatcaaatgTCATTTTTGTCGAAAATAA
- the rnf180b gene encoding E3 ubiquitin-protein ligase RNF180 isoform X3: MSDNFRSCDLTWNNTQWGVHWTTGKLNCQHCGAHLGGFNFINCSRCPCGQNTTVHLVKSRVDQIVKHVVYLSRPSTARVRTGFQVKPRDLEGPEDRSLGHDPNQVTNELNSEPELLSRQIQPPHSNTSTQDTVTGQADISDAVTDEPQDNSCATPVWMLSKRERNRLKSLRRKQRKKELWLQKLLEEMSVSWIQTSSDEDEKESCMCAVCLDIYYKPYMCQPCSHVFCEPCLRMLAKSRESSTPCPLCRTLISHVIFQEELQQRIRSHFPKQYSMRNETFKKTNYSKLPLPSCPKRFHILWGLQGHRNSSGQWQFPLRTLGMHILELGDIRHWTFHTNIITFIFYLHLVFLLCGLFYILLW; the protein is encoded by the exons ATGTCAGACAACTTCAGATCATGTGACTTAACATGGAATAATACACAATGGGGT GTTCACTGGACAACAGGGAAACTGAACTGCCAGCACTGTGGAGCACACCTCGGTGGTTTCAACTTTATAAACTGTTCACGGTGTCCCTGTGGACAGAACACAACCGTGCACCTTGTTAAAAGCCGTGTTGATCAGATTGTAAAGCATGTGGTTTACTTGAGCAGACCAAGCACAGCTAGAGTACGCACAGGGTTTCAAGTGAAACCCAGAGATTTAGAAGGACCAGAGGACAGATCCCTGGGCCATGATCCAAATCAAGTCACTAATGAACTAAATTCAGAGCCTGAACTCCTGAGCAGACAAATCCAACCACCTCATTCTAACA CATCTACTCAGGACACGGTCACAGGACAAGCGGACATCAGTGATGCTGTTACAGATGAACCACAGGACAATAGCTGTGCCACACCTGTATGGATGTTGTCCAAACGGGAGAGGAATCGCTTAAAAAGCTTGAggagaaagcaaagaaagaaggAGCTCTGGCTTCAGAAACTGCTTGAGGAGATG AGTGTGAGCTGGATACAGACTAGCAGTGATGAAGACGAGAAGGAGAGCtgtatgtgtgctgtgtgtctggACATCTACTACAAGCCCTACATGTGTCAGCCCTGCAGCCATGTGTTCTGTGAGCCCTGTCTGAGGATGCTGGCGAAAAGCCGGGAGAGCAGCACACCATGTCCTCTCTGCAGAACTCTCATATCGCATGTGATCTTCCAGGAAG AGCTTCAGCAGCGCATCAGGAGCCACTTCCCCAAACAATATAGCATGAGAAATGAGACTTTCAAGAAGACCAACTATTCCAAATTGCCTCTGCCCAGCTGTCCCAAGCGCTTTCACATTTTGTGGG GACTGCAGGGACACAGAAACTCTTCTGGTCAGTGGCAGTTCCCACTCAGAACACTGGGAATGCACATACTGGAACTGGGAGACATTAGGCACTGGACCTTTCATACTAATATTATCACCTTCATATTCTATTTACACTTGGTATTTTTATTGTGTGGCCTTTTCTACATCCTCCTTTGGTAA
- the rnf180b gene encoding E3 ubiquitin-protein ligase RNF180 isoform X1 → MASFDAIQQTSILRCKKCRRCVGDSSFLLASAELMAECTVWHMDVDALPDWVLSVVNQVHWTTGKLNCQHCGAHLGGFNFINCSRCPCGQNTTVHLVKSRVDQIVKHVVYLSRPSTARVRTGFQVKPRDLEGPEDRSLGHDPNQVTNELNSEPELLSRQIQPPHSNTSTQDTVTGQADISDAVTDEPQDNSCATPVWMLSKRERNRLKSLRRKQRKKELWLQKLLEEMSVSWIQTSSDEDEKESCMCAVCLDIYYKPYMCQPCSHVFCEPCLRMLAKSRESSTPCPLCRTLISHVIFQEELQQRIRSHFPKQYSMRNETFKKTNYSKLPLPSCPKRFHILWGLQGHRNSSGQWQFPLRTLGMHILELGDIRHWTFHTNIITFIFYLHLVFLLCGLFYILLW, encoded by the exons ATGGCTTCGTTTGATGCG ATACAGCAAACCTCAATCCTTCGCTGTAAAAAGTGCCGAAGATGTGTTGGAGACTCATCATTCCTTTTA GCCTCAGCAGAGCTCATGGCTGAATGCACAGTGTGGCATATGGATGTTGATGCTTTACCTGATTGGGTTCTCTCAGTTGTTAATCAG GTTCACTGGACAACAGGGAAACTGAACTGCCAGCACTGTGGAGCACACCTCGGTGGTTTCAACTTTATAAACTGTTCACGGTGTCCCTGTGGACAGAACACAACCGTGCACCTTGTTAAAAGCCGTGTTGATCAGATTGTAAAGCATGTGGTTTACTTGAGCAGACCAAGCACAGCTAGAGTACGCACAGGGTTTCAAGTGAAACCCAGAGATTTAGAAGGACCAGAGGACAGATCCCTGGGCCATGATCCAAATCAAGTCACTAATGAACTAAATTCAGAGCCTGAACTCCTGAGCAGACAAATCCAACCACCTCATTCTAACA CATCTACTCAGGACACGGTCACAGGACAAGCGGACATCAGTGATGCTGTTACAGATGAACCACAGGACAATAGCTGTGCCACACCTGTATGGATGTTGTCCAAACGGGAGAGGAATCGCTTAAAAAGCTTGAggagaaagcaaagaaagaaggAGCTCTGGCTTCAGAAACTGCTTGAGGAGATG AGTGTGAGCTGGATACAGACTAGCAGTGATGAAGACGAGAAGGAGAGCtgtatgtgtgctgtgtgtctggACATCTACTACAAGCCCTACATGTGTCAGCCCTGCAGCCATGTGTTCTGTGAGCCCTGTCTGAGGATGCTGGCGAAAAGCCGGGAGAGCAGCACACCATGTCCTCTCTGCAGAACTCTCATATCGCATGTGATCTTCCAGGAAG AGCTTCAGCAGCGCATCAGGAGCCACTTCCCCAAACAATATAGCATGAGAAATGAGACTTTCAAGAAGACCAACTATTCCAAATTGCCTCTGCCCAGCTGTCCCAAGCGCTTTCACATTTTGTGGG GACTGCAGGGACACAGAAACTCTTCTGGTCAGTGGCAGTTCCCACTCAGAACACTGGGAATGCACATACTGGAACTGGGAGACATTAGGCACTGGACCTTTCATACTAATATTATCACCTTCATATTCTATTTACACTTGGTATTTTTATTGTGTGGCCTTTTCTACATCCTCCTTTGGTAA
- the rnf180b gene encoding E3 ubiquitin-protein ligase RNF180 isoform X2, which yields MNSGNQNEIIHTESLHTRATHRGASAELMAECTVWHMDVDALPDWVLSVVNQVHWTTGKLNCQHCGAHLGGFNFINCSRCPCGQNTTVHLVKSRVDQIVKHVVYLSRPSTARVRTGFQVKPRDLEGPEDRSLGHDPNQVTNELNSEPELLSRQIQPPHSNTSTQDTVTGQADISDAVTDEPQDNSCATPVWMLSKRERNRLKSLRRKQRKKELWLQKLLEEMSVSWIQTSSDEDEKESCMCAVCLDIYYKPYMCQPCSHVFCEPCLRMLAKSRESSTPCPLCRTLISHVIFQEELQQRIRSHFPKQYSMRNETFKKTNYSKLPLPSCPKRFHILWGLQGHRNSSGQWQFPLRTLGMHILELGDIRHWTFHTNIITFIFYLHLVFLLCGLFYILLW from the exons ATGAACAGTGGGAACCAAAATGAGATCATTCACACTGAATCTCTGCACACCAGAGCCACACACCGAGGA GCCTCAGCAGAGCTCATGGCTGAATGCACAGTGTGGCATATGGATGTTGATGCTTTACCTGATTGGGTTCTCTCAGTTGTTAATCAG GTTCACTGGACAACAGGGAAACTGAACTGCCAGCACTGTGGAGCACACCTCGGTGGTTTCAACTTTATAAACTGTTCACGGTGTCCCTGTGGACAGAACACAACCGTGCACCTTGTTAAAAGCCGTGTTGATCAGATTGTAAAGCATGTGGTTTACTTGAGCAGACCAAGCACAGCTAGAGTACGCACAGGGTTTCAAGTGAAACCCAGAGATTTAGAAGGACCAGAGGACAGATCCCTGGGCCATGATCCAAATCAAGTCACTAATGAACTAAATTCAGAGCCTGAACTCCTGAGCAGACAAATCCAACCACCTCATTCTAACA CATCTACTCAGGACACGGTCACAGGACAAGCGGACATCAGTGATGCTGTTACAGATGAACCACAGGACAATAGCTGTGCCACACCTGTATGGATGTTGTCCAAACGGGAGAGGAATCGCTTAAAAAGCTTGAggagaaagcaaagaaagaaggAGCTCTGGCTTCAGAAACTGCTTGAGGAGATG AGTGTGAGCTGGATACAGACTAGCAGTGATGAAGACGAGAAGGAGAGCtgtatgtgtgctgtgtgtctggACATCTACTACAAGCCCTACATGTGTCAGCCCTGCAGCCATGTGTTCTGTGAGCCCTGTCTGAGGATGCTGGCGAAAAGCCGGGAGAGCAGCACACCATGTCCTCTCTGCAGAACTCTCATATCGCATGTGATCTTCCAGGAAG AGCTTCAGCAGCGCATCAGGAGCCACTTCCCCAAACAATATAGCATGAGAAATGAGACTTTCAAGAAGACCAACTATTCCAAATTGCCTCTGCCCAGCTGTCCCAAGCGCTTTCACATTTTGTGGG GACTGCAGGGACACAGAAACTCTTCTGGTCAGTGGCAGTTCCCACTCAGAACACTGGGAATGCACATACTGGAACTGGGAGACATTAGGCACTGGACCTTTCATACTAATATTATCACCTTCATATTCTATTTACACTTGGTATTTTTATTGTGTGGCCTTTTCTACATCCTCCTTTGGTAA